AGATTCACAGCCTCAAGGAGGTCTCCGATTATCTTCCTCCGTTCAGCTTTACTCTGTATCCCGAACCTTTTCAGAGGGTCCTGGAGAGATCCGAATATGGTAAAGGCAGGATTCAATGAGGAATGAGGATCCTGAAAAACAATCTGCAATTTCTGCCGGGCATCCATCATCTCCTGTTCTGAAAGCCCGCACAGATCTCTGACTTCTCCGTCAAAACTGTATTCCATACTGCCCTCTGAAGATTTCACCAGCTGCAGAATTGATTTCCCCAATGTGGTTTTTCCACATCCAGACTCACCTACCAAGCCAATTGTTTCACCTTTATAAACATCCAGATCTACACCGTCAACAGCCTTAACATGTCCGACTGTGTGTTTGAACACACCCTTTTTTACAGGAAAATATGTCTTGACTCCTCTTAATTTCAGGAGGACTTCCTTATCTTTGACCATTATTTCAGTACCTCCTTATAATTCCAGCATCGAACCCTGTGTTCTCCTTCAAAAAACTCTTCATCGGGCATTACTTCACAGGCTTCAGTCTTAAAGTCACAACGGGGTGCAAACTGACAACCCTTTGGACGGTTCAGAGGGTCCGGGGTATTTCCCCGTATTGGTTCAATGACCTGCTCTTTCCCCTTTCCCAGGATGGGAATGGATTCCAGTAGAGCCTTTGTGTAGGGATGAGCCGGCTTTCTGAGCACCTGATCGATAGTACCCCCTTCCACGATATTTCCCATATACATGACAACAACATCATCTGCCAGCTCTGCCACAACACCCATATCATGGGTAATCATCATAATGGCTGTGTCATTTTCATCTTTCAGTTTTTCCATCAACTCAAAAATCTGAGCCTGAATAGTTACATCCAGAGCCGTTGTCGGCTCATCTGCAATTAGCACCTTGGGATTACAGCTCATGGCCATGGCGATCATGGCCCTCTGTCTCATTCCTCCTGAAAAT
The DNA window shown above is from Oceanispirochaeta sp. M1 and carries:
- a CDS encoding ABC transporter ATP-binding protein, which translates into the protein MKDDTIITVDDLKTFFYTNSRCNKAVNGVSFKVRKGRTLCVVGESGCGKSVTASSIMRLLTTLSRIEDSAITYHSDKGDVRIDQLKKNGKEMRMLRGGDISMIFQDPMTALNPVYSVGFQIMENLIYHTDLSKKQARARSVELLKHMGIPMPEQRFHEYPHQFSGGMRQRAMIAMAMSCNPKVLIADEPTTALDVTIQAQIFELMEKLKDENDTAIMMITHDMGVVAELADDVVVMYMGNIVEGGTIDQVLRKPAHPYTKALLESIPILGKGKEQVIEPIRGNTPDPLNRPKGCQFAPRCDFKTEACEVMPDEEFFEGEHRVRCWNYKEVLK